Proteins encoded in a region of the Vibrio ponticus genome:
- the nadA gene encoding quinolinate synthase NadA — protein sequence MSHILDKIDTVYPFPPKPKKLSEEEKRTHIEAIKRLLKEKDAVLIAHYYTDPEIQALAEETGGFVGDSLEMAKFGNRHPASTLIIAGVRFMGESAKILTPEKRILMPTLEAECSLDLGCPADKFTEFCDAHPDHTVVVYANTSAAVKARADWVVTSSIALEIVEHLDSEDKPIIWGPDRHLGSYIANKTGADMLLWQGECIVHDEFSADALRKMKGLYPDAAILVHPESPASVVELADAVGSTSQLIKAAKELPQQQMIVATDKGIFFKMQQLVPEKELIEAPTAGAGATCRSCAHCPWMAMNGLQAIEAALTEGGEQHEIFVDDELRVKSLIPLNRMLDFAEQLNMQVKGNA from the coding sequence ATGAGTCACATTCTAGATAAAATCGATACAGTTTACCCTTTTCCTCCTAAACCAAAAAAATTAAGCGAAGAAGAGAAGCGCACTCATATTGAGGCGATCAAGCGTCTACTGAAAGAAAAAGACGCTGTACTTATCGCTCACTACTACACCGATCCTGAGATCCAAGCTCTGGCTGAAGAGACAGGCGGTTTTGTTGGTGACTCATTGGAAATGGCGAAGTTTGGTAACCGCCATCCTGCTAGCACTTTGATTATCGCTGGCGTGCGTTTTATGGGTGAATCAGCCAAGATTCTTACTCCAGAAAAACGCATTCTAATGCCAACACTAGAAGCAGAGTGTTCTCTAGACCTTGGCTGCCCAGCCGATAAGTTTACTGAATTCTGTGATGCGCACCCTGATCACACGGTCGTGGTTTACGCGAACACTTCAGCAGCGGTTAAAGCTCGTGCTGACTGGGTAGTTACCTCAAGTATTGCGCTTGAAATTGTTGAGCACCTAGATAGCGAAGATAAGCCAATTATCTGGGGTCCTGACCGTCACCTTGGTTCGTATATTGCCAACAAAACTGGCGCAGACATGCTACTGTGGCAAGGCGAGTGTATCGTACACGATGAGTTCTCAGCTGATGCACTGCGTAAGATGAAGGGGCTTTACCCAGATGCGGCGATTCTTGTGCACCCTGAATCACCAGCAAGCGTTGTAGAACTGGCGGATGCGGTAGGTTCAACTAGCCAATTGATCAAAGCGGCAAAAGAGCTACCACAGCAACAAATGATTGTTGCAACAGACAAAGGCATCTTCTTTAAGATGCAGCAACTTGTGCCAGAGAAAGAGTTGATTGAAGCGCCAACCGCTGGTGCGGGCGCAACGTGCCGTAGCTGTGCACATTGCCCTTGGATGGCGATGAACGGTCTACAAGCGATTGAAGCGGCACTAACTGAAGGTGGCGAACAGCATGAAATCTTCGTTGATGACGAGCTACGTGTTAAATCTCTTATCCCACTGAACCGCATGCTTGATTTTGCCGAGCAGCTTAATATGCAAGTGAAAGGTAACGCTTAA